One Paenibacillus sp. SYP-B4298 genomic window, GAAGCAGGCGTATCGGTGCGTGTACTGAACTTCCATACGATCAAGCCGCTCGATGTGGAGGCAATCCTTCTTGCTGCTCGCCAGACGGGTCACATCATCACGCTGGAGGAGCATAGTATCCATGGCGGACTGGGAGCGGCGGTAGCCGAGACGGTCGTACAGCATCATCCGGTGCCCGTGCGCATCCTGGGTATTCCCGATGAGCCGGCGATTGCTGGCAAGACAGCGGAGGTGTTCCGCCACTATGGCCTCAGCGCAGAGCATGTCAAGCAGGTTGCGCTAGAGCTGCTGAAGCGTTAGAGCGGGGGACAGATGATGGCAAGCTATATTCTCGTAGTGGATCAGAGTACATCGGGAACCAAGGCGCTGGTTGTCGATCGTTCTGGAGCCATAGTCGGTAAAAGCGCGGCGGAGCATAAGCAGTACTATCCAAAGCCGGGCTGGGTGGAGCATGACATACTCGAAATCTATGATAATGTGAAGCGGACGGCACAGCAGGCGTTGGCTGCTGCCGGTATCCGGCCGGAGCAGCTCGCGGCACTCACGCTGACGAATCAGCGCGAGACAGCAGTGCTATGGGATCGGACGACTGGCTTGCCTGTGCACCGGGCGATTGTCTGGCAGTGCCAGCGTACTGCAGACCGCTGCGCCGCCTACAAGGCAGCGGGGCATGAAGCTGCTGTACAGGCCAAGACTGGCCTGATGCTGGACCCGTATTTCTCTGCTGCCAAGTGGGGCTGGATGCTGGAGGAATCGGAGGAAGTGCAGGAGAAGCTCGACCAAGGGGTGCTGCTGGCTGGTACAGTTGACAGCTATCTGCTATGGAGGCTGACCGGGGGCGCAGTGCATGCGACCGATTATACCAATGCAAGCCGCACCTCCCTGTTCAACATTCACACCCTCCAATGGGATGAGGAGATGTGCGCCTTGTTCGGCGTGCCTCAGGAGCTGCTGCCAGAGGTTCGCTATTCCGATGAGCTGTTCGGCTATACTGCGGATGAGGAGCTGTTCGCGGCAAAGGTACCGATCAGCGGCATCATCGGCGACTCGCAGGCGGCGTTGTTCGGGCATCTCTGCTTGCAGCCGGGCATGGCGAAGGCGACCTACGGCACCGGCACCTCCGTGCTGATGAATGTGGGGGAGCAGCCTGTCGCCTCCGGCAACGGCTTGGTCAGCGCTATTGCCTGGGGGATGAATGGTCGCGTGACCTATGCACTGGAGGCGGTCATTCGCACCTCTGGCGACAGCATCAAATGGGTGCGCGACAATCTGGGGCTGTTCGATACGTTCGATGAGCTGAACGAGCTGCTTCATCAGGCTCCGAACAATGAGGGCGTCTATCTGGTGCCCGCATTCGTCGGGATGGGCGCACCTTATTGGAACCCTTACGCGCGAGCGGCCATCATCGGCATGTCGCGCGGCACAGGCAAGGCCCATATCGTGCGTGCAGCGATAGAGAGCATCGCCTACCAGGTATGCGATGCAGCGGAGCTCATGCTGCAGGAATCCGGCATCGCCCTGCGGGAGCTGCGCACCGATGGCGGGGCGTCAGACAATCCGTTGCTGATGCAGTT contains:
- the glpK gene encoding glycerol kinase GlpK is translated as MMASYILVVDQSTSGTKALVVDRSGAIVGKSAAEHKQYYPKPGWVEHDILEIYDNVKRTAQQALAAAGIRPEQLAALTLTNQRETAVLWDRTTGLPVHRAIVWQCQRTADRCAAYKAAGHEAAVQAKTGLMLDPYFSAAKWGWMLEESEEVQEKLDQGVLLAGTVDSYLLWRLTGGAVHATDYTNASRTSLFNIHTLQWDEEMCALFGVPQELLPEVRYSDELFGYTADEELFAAKVPISGIIGDSQAALFGHLCLQPGMAKATYGTGTSVLMNVGEQPVASGNGLVSAIAWGMNGRVTYALEAVIRTSGDSIKWVRDNLGLFDTFDELNELLHQAPNNEGVYLVPAFVGMGAPYWNPYARAAIIGMSRGTGKAHIVRAAIESIAYQVCDAAELMLQESGIALRELRTDGGASDNPLLMQFQADLLRQTVVKSKVAELSAMGAVYMGGLGTGFWPGSEALANLPTAYMRYEPQMEEVARAELYAGWKQAVGRIVQE